The Mangrovivirga cuniculi genomic sequence AGAAGACAGGGAATTAAAGAATATTGTTGAAAAAGCAGCAAAAGATCTGGGTACCCCGATAGCCATGGTCAATTTAATGCTGGATCATATACAGTTTTTTCGAGCTCATTATGGATTACCGGAAGACCTTAAAATTGCTGGAAGTACAAATAAGGATGTCTCTTTTTGTCAATTTGTGGTAAATAAAGGAAATATATTTGAAGTTAATGATGCTGAAAATGACAACAGAATTCCAAAACATCTGGTAAGAGAATATGGCATAAAATCATATTTGGGGATGCCAATTAGGGCTCGCCACGAAATTATTGGCTCTTTATGTGTAATTGATACAGTACCCAGAAAATTCACACCTGAGGAGCAAGAAAACTTATTGAAATTATCTGAAATAGTTAATAAGAGGTTTGAGCAAATTTTAATTGAAAGGGAAAATTCCAGGCCAAGTCTTATAGAAAGAAATGCAACCTATGCTATTGAGGAACTGAGAAATGCAATTAAGCCATTATCGGAGGGTGTTAATAATGGGTTTAGTTTCTTAAAAACTATTAGTTCTTTTGTGAAACTATCAGAACATCAGTTAAATGGTAATACCGTTTCATCATCATCGCTAAGAAGTTTGCTTAACGCTGCAAAGAAATCTTTAGTAGAACTTGAGAATGATCTATATAATTTAGATGCAGCAGCAGGCGATATTAGTGATTCTGTAAAAGCCCTGGATAATTTACTGATTGAATCTGAAGCTACATACTTAAATGAAGTTGCCGAATCTGGAAGGGAATTATCAAGACACCTGACTAAAGATATCGGCGGTGTGTTTTTGCCTGATATTGAGACGAATCCGCGTCTTTCTATCGCTAAATCCACAGGGATAGCCCTTGTTTCAAACTGTCTGTTGCACATGGCTATTATTCTATCCGAAAAAAGTAATTATTCCGATGGTATTAAAATGAACATTTCTGATCTGGAGCATGAGGCTTGTATTTCGATTCAGGCATCTGGTTTCACTAAATCAAATTCAAGAAATCTATTAAAAACATTAAATAGCCTCACTATAAATAATCCTTCTATAGAAATTGTAGAAATACCAGATGGAGTTGAATTAAGGTTTTCTATACTGAGAAAATAATCTATCTACCTTTATCGGAACTAAAAGTCAGAAGGTATTTTTCAGAATCCTTTAATATAAGTTCATCATCATCTATTAAAAAGAGGAAGCTTTATTTAATGAAACTATCAGATCGTTTTCAATTTTAGAGCATCCTTTTTTTCTGAGAGCTTCAAGGCGAATAATTATGTAATTATCTTTTACAAAATATTTACCACTAATACTATTACACCCTGTAGTTCCGGCGATATCACCGTCACTTTCAAATCGTATATTCGGAATCTTCCGTTTCATATTTGAAAGCTGGGTTGAGTCAAAATGTATTTGACTAAGTGTCCAGGAATTTTTATGTAATTTATCCTCTTTTGAAAGAGGCTCATTGGTTTTACAAGAAAGACCAATTATTGATATAATAATGCTGCAGATAAGTAAGTGATATTTCATTCCGGTATAATTGTTTCTTATATAATATAAGAATTTCCAGAATTAATTTCACTTTTTATTCCTTACATATACATGTTTGATGTTCGATTTTTCAGTTTTTCGCTCATCAATTTCAAATTCCTTATCTAAATCCTTTAAAATTGGGGTCAGCTTTGGATATCCATAATTACGCGGATCAAATTCAGGTCGCTTCTTAATCACGAGGTTGCCAACTTCTCCAAGAAATGCCCAGCCATCATCATCTGCAAGGTCATTTATAGACGATTTAATTATGCGGAGAATTTTCTTATCCAGGCGTGCCTTAGACTTACTTTTAGACTGACTGGTTGATTTTTTGATTGATTTCGACTTCTCCTCTTCATCTTTGCTAAGGATCTCAATGTAGATAAATTTATCACAAGCTACGATAAACGGATCAGGGGTCTTTTTTTCACCGATTCCAATAACTTTCATTCCTGACTCTCTTAATCTGGTAGCAAGTCTAGTGAAGTCACTATCACTCGATACGATGCAAAAACCATCAACTTTTTCACTATATAGAATGTCCATAGCATCTATGATCATCGCTGAATCTGTGGCATTTTTACCCTGAGTATATGAATATTGTTGAATCGGTGTAATGGCGTTTTCAAGAAGCACACTTTTCCATCCGGCTACTGTTGGCTTGGTCCAGTCTCCGTATATTCTTTTAGTTGAAGGAATACCAAATTTGGCTATCTCCTCCATCATTTCTTTTACGTTTTTATAAGGAACATTGTCAGCATCTATTAAAACAGCTAACCTAAGGTCTTTTTTTTCATTCATAATTACGTGTTTCGAGCGTAAGATACAAAAAGAGTTGACAAATACACCTTGTCAACTCATTGGCCTCAATTTAAATTCAAATAGTCTTTATCAGATATTAGTTCATCCCTAACATTCTTTATATATAAGCAAAGCTGGTCTATCTCTTTCCTGGTTAACTCAGGGTTTATAATACATAACCTGATTACCGGTCGGCCAAGTAGTTCTGTGGAAGTAATAATGTATTGCCCATCCTGAAGGAATCTGTTAATCATTGCCCTGGTCAATTTATCCTCTTGCTGAGAATCATTCTTTTTAAGTTTTGGACGAAAATTAATAATGGCCAGTCTTGCTGGAGTAACAATTGTCCAACCGTCCTGATCATGGAGGTTCTCCTCTACTCTCCTGGCAAGATCCATTCCAAGTTGAATAGCCCGACGAAATTCTGAAACACCAAAAAACTGTAGTGATAACCACAGCTTAAGCGCTTTAAAATTTCTTGTTAGCTGAATACCCTGGTTATAATAATTCAATTGTTCAGAATCGTCATAGGTTTCTTTTAAATATTCTGCTTCAATGTGAAAGGCATTTAACAAATGTTCTTTATTTCTAACCAACAGGCATCCTGCCTCATATGGCTGAAACCACCATTTATGAGGGTCTATCGTTATTGAGTCTACTTCTTCTATTCCACTTAGCAATTGCTTACCCTCTTCAGTTAAGACTATAGCAGCACCATAAGCTCCATCTATATGAAGCCACATTTTATACTCATTTGCTATTTTTCGTAACTTTTTTATGTTATCTACTGCTCCCGTATTGGTTGTTCCGGCATTTCCTACAATTACAAATGGAATAAATCCATCGTTTAGATCCTTCTTAATCTGCTTTTCTAATTTTGCCAGGTCTATGGCAAAATTCTCATCATGATCAATCGGTTCATACTGATAAGGCTCAAAACCCAATACCCTTAAACCCTTTTTTACTGATGCATGAGTTTGAGTAGCCCCGTAAACTTTAAATTTTCGCCAGTTATCAGAATGAAAATTTCGTCGGGCGGTTTCCATAGCAGACATGTTTGCCATACTTCCACCACTTAAAAATAAACCACCGCCTGATTTAGGAAGTCCTATACTATCAAGAAGCCAATTGATGGTTTGTCTTTCAACCTTAGCAGGACCTTTTCCTACTAGCTGACTACCGCTAAAAGAATTAAAACTCGAAATAATGTAATCAGCCAGGTTGCTAATGAAATTTGAAGGTCCGGGTATATACCCCAGAAACCGAGGGTTTGAGGGTAATGAAGTTTCTTTATAAATTTCCCTTGTAATTAACTTTAACAATCCTTCAAAAGATTTCCCATCTTCCTTAAAAGGGTTCTTATTGAGTACTTCATCCAGTTTAAAACTTGGTTTACTCAGCGGTTTATATTTTTGATTCGCCTGGTGATCAATAATTTCCGCAGTCACCATGTCTGCGAGCTGTTTCATTTCTTCAGGTGATATTCTCAGGGGCTATTGTTGTTCATATTGACTCTCAAATTTTTATACCTTAAAGCTAGTAAATAGTGCTTTTAGTTTATTTAATTAAAATAGTTTTTAGATCAATTTCTAAAAATTCGAAACTCTGTTAATTTTCTTATTGATCTGCTGAAACCTATTATAGGTCTTTTATCTCCTAATATTTATCGATAAAGTTCAATATATAATTACTTTTAAAAATAAAAACATCGTCTTTTGTCTTTTTATTTTTTATTTAACAAACATTTTTCAACATGAAATGCTTTAAAATCTTTCTTTTTGCTTTTATAGCTATTATTAGTTTTATCAACATTAATGCTCAAAATTTAGATAGAAACAATGTTTCATTTTCAAGATTAAGATTACCTTCAACACCTCTACCTGAAAATGTAAAGTTTTATAATCCAGAGCTGGATTTAGGTTATGTTTATCACGGAGATAGCAGGACTATGGTAGAACAAACACTAAAAAATGCTATTAAAATTGATGGTTTAGAAAGAGGTCCAAAAGGTGATGATTGTATAACAATCTTGGCACGTCTTGAAAGCTATTATAAAAGCGAATTACGTTATGAAACAGTTCAGAAAAATGAAAAAAGAGGAGAAGAAACAGTGAAGGTAACTTATCATTTCCTAACCTTCGATTACAAATATCCTTTATATTATGAATTGATTTTACCAGGAGAATATGAAGCTGAATCAAAAGGGTTTATTAATAATTCTCACGAGATGAAAAATTATGAATCCAGACAATACAGAAATAAAAGTGATTTAATAAAATGGTGGAGTGAGAATTATAAATCACTTCAGGCTAAATTAAGAAAAGACCTTCTAAATACTAATGCCTCAACATTAGGAAATCTTCTAGATGATAGATTTGGTTTTAAAACTGTAAAAGACAATGAAATGTTCTTTACAGTAAAAAAAATCAAAAAATTTGATTACACAGATCTTGACGAGGCCTATTCGCTTGCTAAACAAGGTCTTGAAATGATGCAGAATGATCAGCCATTGCCTTCTGATGCTGCAAGATCAACAATGCAAAAAGCGATCGATATCTGGGTTAAAGCATTAGATGAAGCTGATCTTGAAACTAGAAAGGTCAGAGTTAACTCTAAAGTTGCCGGAGCAATTGCAAATAACCTGGTAAACCTTTATACCTTGATGGGGGAATTTGACAAAGCTCAAGCAGCTATAACTAAAGCTGAAGAGCATTTCAAAAAAGATGGCTGGACTTATATGGCTCAGCAAAAATTAAATGATTTGAAAATGAGAATAGAAGCCAATCAAATCACTATTCAGTAATATTTTTTAACTGTTTTTTTATGAGAAATTTAATTAGTCTCTTTTTATTAGTATTTTTTTTGTAGGCTTTGTCGGGTGTTCAGCACCTGAGGAAGAAGAGGTAATACCTTCAGGTACAATAATTGATAATCAGGGTATAAACGTAGTTTTAGAATGGACTACTGGTGGAACTGTAACTCAATCTATTGAAGATGCTGATCTTGATCTTTACATAGGTACAACTACATCTATTTCAGATGCAGAATTTGAATCTTCATGGAGTTTTCAATATGAAGAAATAGAACTTGGATCAATTTACGCTGATAACACTTATTATGTGACAGTAGAATATCATTCGGGAGTAGCCAGAGCAGATTATACAGTGTATGTTCAGGGATTATCAGATGGAAAATCTCTTTCGTACGACGGTTACTTTCTTGCCGAAGATGATGGATTAACTACTCAAATTATAAAAATCAATAAAAGCGGAGATAATTACGCTGTTATAGATTAATTAAGTGTTGAAATATAAAATAAGGGCTTCAATTTTGAGGCCTTTTTTATTATAAATAATTTCATATTTTGATTTCTTAACCTGATCCAATTGAACAAAATATGAAAATACTTATCAAATCATTCAAATTCTTTTTTCTAGTTTCATTTTTTATTCCATCCTTTTCTTCAGCTCAAGATAATTTACCAATAGATCTTATCGATGCGATCGAATACAGATCTATCGGACCATATCGAGGTGGCAGAAGTGCTGCAGTAACCGGGATTCCGGGAAAGCCAGAGCTATTCTATTTCGGAAGTGCTGGTGGTGGGGTATGGAAAACTACTGATGGAGGAAAATCCTGGGGAAATATTTCAGATGGATATTTTGGTGGATCTATTGGAGCAGTCGCTGTCAGTGAATACGACAATAACGTGATTTATGTAGGTGGCGGTGAAAAAACAGTTCGAGGAAATATGTCTTTTGGTTATGGCATGTGGAAAAGTGTTGATGCCGGAAAAACCTGGGAAAATGTTGGTTTGAATAATTCCCGTCATATTCCCAGAATAGAAATACATCCTAAAAACCCTGATATTGTTTATGCAGCAGTGTTGGGTAATGTATTTAAACCAGGTCCGGAAAGAGGTGTCTATCGATCTAAAGATGGTGGAGAATCCTGGGAAAAGATATTATTTGTTAATGATAGAGCCGGAGCGGTTGACTTGATTATGGATCCTTCAAATCCAAGAATTTTGTATGCATCAACCTGGAATGTACAAAGAACTCCCTTTACCCTTGAGAGTGGTGGACCCGGATCAGCATTATGGAAAAGTACGGATGGAGGTGATAACTGGATAGAAATTTCTAAAAATGCAGGATATGCCAATGGGACACTCGGTATAATAGGCGTTACAGTTTCACCGGTTAATAATGATGTGGTTTATTCGATTGCAGAAGCTGAAAATGGCGGAGTTTTTAAATCAGAAGATGGTGGTAATACCTGGAATAAAGTAAATGAAAAAAGAGATCTCAGGCAAAGAGCCTGGTACTATACACGAATTTATGCAGATCCTAAAAATGTAGATAAGGTTTACGTTCTAAATGTTCAATATCATGTATCTGAAGATGGTGGAAAAACTTTTAAAGGTTATAATGCTCCACATGGAGATCACCATGATCTTTGGATAGATCCCAATAATCCGAATAGAATGATTATCGGTGATGATGGAGGTGCCCAGGTAACCTATGACGGAGGCGAAAACTGGTCTACTTACCACAATCAGCCTACGGCACAATTTTATCGTGTTACAACAGATGATCATTTTCCATACAGAATATATGGTGCCCAGCAGGATAATTCTACTGTGAGAATATTACACAGAACCGAAGGATATTCTATTGATGAAGATGATTGGGAATCAACCGCAGGAGGTGAAAGTGCTCATATTGCTGTAGATCCGGAGGATAATGAGATTGTTTATGGAGGTAGTTATGGAGGTTTCTTTTCGAGAATTGACCATAAAACAGAACAAATAAGATTGATAAATGTATGGCCTGAGAATCCGATGGGCTACGCTGCAAAAGATATTGCATATCGGTTCCAGTGGAACTTTCCTATTGTGTTTTCTCCTCACAATAAAAATAAACTCTATGCCGCTTCTCAATTTTTGCATATAAGCACGGATGAAGGGCAATCATGGAAAACGATATCTCCTGATCTCACAAGAAATGATACAACAAGGATGATTTCTTCCGGAGGCCCGATAACAAAGGATAATACTTCTGTCGAATATTATGGAACTATCTTCGCTGTTGCTGAATCAATA encodes the following:
- a CDS encoding GAF domain-containing protein, with product MKISNLNNNDNLFPRLLAEAEDRELKNIVEKAAKDLGTPIAMVNLMLDHIQFFRAHYGLPEDLKIAGSTNKDVSFCQFVVNKGNIFEVNDAENDNRIPKHLVREYGIKSYLGMPIRARHEIIGSLCVIDTVPRKFTPEEQENLLKLSEIVNKRFEQILIERENSRPSLIERNATYAIEELRNAIKPLSEGVNNGFSFLKTISSFVKLSEHQLNGNTVSSSSLRSLLNAAKKSLVELENDLYNLDAAAGDISDSVKALDNLLIESEATYLNEVAESGRELSRHLTKDIGGVFLPDIETNPRLSIAKSTGIALVSNCLLHMAIILSEKSNYSDGIKMNISDLEHEACISIQASGFTKSNSRNLLKTLNSLTINNPSIEIVEIPDGVELRFSILRK
- a CDS encoding META domain-containing protein is translated as MKYHLLICSIIISIIGLSCKTNEPLSKEDKLHKNSWTLSQIHFDSTQLSNMKRKIPNIRFESDGDIAGTTGCNSISGKYFVKDNYIIIRLEALRKKGCSKIENDLIVSLNKASSF
- a CDS encoding NYN domain-containing protein, with product MNEKKDLRLAVLIDADNVPYKNVKEMMEEIAKFGIPSTKRIYGDWTKPTVAGWKSVLLENAITPIQQYSYTQGKNATDSAMIIDAMDILYSEKVDGFCIVSSDSDFTRLATRLRESGMKVIGIGEKKTPDPFIVACDKFIYIEILSKDEEEKSKSIKKSTSQSKSKSKARLDKKILRIIKSSINDLADDDGWAFLGEVGNLVIKKRPEFDPRNYGYPKLTPILKDLDKEFEIDERKTEKSNIKHVYVRNKK
- a CDS encoding pyridoxal phosphate-dependent decarboxylase family protein, with the protein product MKQLADMVTAEIIDHQANQKYKPLSKPSFKLDEVLNKNPFKEDGKSFEGLLKLITREIYKETSLPSNPRFLGYIPGPSNFISNLADYIISSFNSFSGSQLVGKGPAKVERQTINWLLDSIGLPKSGGGLFLSGGSMANMSAMETARRNFHSDNWRKFKVYGATQTHASVKKGLRVLGFEPYQYEPIDHDENFAIDLAKLEKQIKKDLNDGFIPFVIVGNAGTTNTGAVDNIKKLRKIANEYKMWLHIDGAYGAAIVLTEEGKQLLSGIEEVDSITIDPHKWWFQPYEAGCLLVRNKEHLLNAFHIEAEYLKETYDDSEQLNYYNQGIQLTRNFKALKLWLSLQFFGVSEFRRAIQLGMDLARRVEENLHDQDGWTIVTPARLAIINFRPKLKKNDSQQEDKLTRAMINRFLQDGQYIITSTELLGRPVIRLCIINPELTRKEIDQLCLYIKNVRDELISDKDYLNLN
- a CDS encoding WD40/YVTN/BNR-like repeat-containing protein, which gives rise to MKILIKSFKFFFLVSFFIPSFSSAQDNLPIDLIDAIEYRSIGPYRGGRSAAVTGIPGKPELFYFGSAGGGVWKTTDGGKSWGNISDGYFGGSIGAVAVSEYDNNVIYVGGGEKTVRGNMSFGYGMWKSVDAGKTWENVGLNNSRHIPRIEIHPKNPDIVYAAVLGNVFKPGPERGVYRSKDGGESWEKILFVNDRAGAVDLIMDPSNPRILYASTWNVQRTPFTLESGGPGSALWKSTDGGDNWIEISKNAGYANGTLGIIGVTVSPVNNDVVYSIAEAENGGVFKSEDGGNTWNKVNEKRDLRQRAWYYTRIYADPKNVDKVYVLNVQYHVSEDGGKTFKGYNAPHGDHHDLWIDPNNPNRMIIGDDGGAQVTYDGGENWSTYHNQPTAQFYRVTTDDHFPYRIYGAQQDNSTVRILHRTEGYSIDEDDWESTAGGESAHIAVDPEDNEIVYGGSYGGFFSRIDHKTEQIRLINVWPENPMGYAAKDIAYRFQWNFPIVFSPHNKNKLYAASQFLHISTDEGQSWKTISPDLTRNDTTRMISSGGPITKDNTSVEYYGTIFAVAESIHEEGVIYTGSDDGLIHITEDGGETWTNITPDNMPEWLMINSIEIDPFDKGGMYFAATGYKSGDFTPYLYKTNNYGKSWTRITEGIDSEHFTRVVRADPRREGVLYSGTESGVYISLNDGNNWQPFQLNLPVVPITDLTLKDNNLIVATQGRSFWLIDDLSPIHQLKEGMENKSIHLFKPKKSYRLYGGQPEETPDGKGINHPGGVMFYYFLKEEPDTTNAITLTIMENDGIPSKLFLLFQKIKNYFLNQKKVVIYSCGI